ATAACGGTGAAGTAGCGATTGGCGACGAAAAAATAAAGGTGGAAGTTGGCGATATGCTGTTCATACCAGGGGGTAAACACGTTACGGTTACCTATGGCGACCCCACGAACCCTAAAGTTGTCTCGAATGAAGAGTTCATGACCCATCGGGAATCGTACTGGGAAGGCAACCATGACCCGAAGCTGATCGGTCATTTACCTAACTCATTCGGTTATGTGTCGTTCGAAGCAAAAGTGTTCGATTCAGTCAACTTCTTTAACTCACTGGACGTACCGCCTTTCATTATCAAACGCGAAGATCACCTGGCCAACACCATCGATCAGATTCTGGCGGAAGAAATGACCGATTTGGCTGGTAAAGGCCGGATTATCAAGATAAAGACCGAAGAAATCGTTATTGAGGTAGTTCGATATATTCTGAAAAATCACCTGTTCGTTGAGCAGTTGGTTACCAACAGTACCTACTTCAAAGACCCCCGTTTGATCGACATCTTTGCCTACATCAAAGAAAATCTGGGTGGTGATCTGTCGAACAAGGTATTGGCTAACGTGGCCAATGTTTCGGAAGACTATGTAGGCCAGTACTTTAAGATGCTCACCGGTATTAACCCGCAGGACTACATCGAATACCAGCGTATGGAAGCGGCTGTAGGGTTGTTGCGTACCAGCAAAAAGAGCATTCGGGCCATTGGGTCTGAGGTGGGTTATAAAGATACTGCCTACTTCTGCCGTCGATTCAAGATGATGTTTGGCATTCCTGCCGGTAAAATGCGCCGTCGGGAATCGCTGATGAACGTATAAATGCAGCGTAAAAAGAGATGTGGCGCCAGAGAAAGGGAAGTCCTTTTCTCTGGCGCCACATCTCTTTTTACGCTTTGACTATTGCATTGTGATCTCGATAGGCAGCGTGTAATAAACAGGAACTGGTCGCCCCCCTACTTCGCCGGGTGTCCAGCGGGGCATTTTTTCGACGGCTGCGATAATATTAGCCATAAAGGCTTCCATTCCCTTTCGGCCCTTTTTATCGAGTGGTTTCACCTGTATCCGCACGTCATGGATATAGCCTAGTTCATCAATAATGAATTTTGCAGCTACTGGCCCGGTGTCGTATCGTTTTCGAACCAAAGCATTAGGCACCACTATGTTCTCCGCCAGATAACGGCTCAACGCCACAGTACCACCCGGAAATTCAGGTTGCTGTTCAGCTACTGTGTAAACTTTGTCAATTTTAGTCTGAGGCTGTGCCAGTACGCCTGCGCCAGCAGCTAATCCAAGGCCAATAGCTACGGTTAAGCAGCGGGTAAAAAAAGAAAACCGTTTCATAAGTTAAGCGCGGACAACAGATTGATTAAATTCCTGAACAACGGTCGATAACTGAGGCAGCAGGTCAGGGTCTTGCTCGATACCATTTCCAACCACAATCAGATCAGCCCCCGCTTTTAAGGCTTCATAGGCTTTTTCTCCCGAATTAATTCCGCCACCAACAATGACGGGCAGATCGACGGCCGCCCGAACAGCCGCGATCATATCGGGCGATACAGGCCGACGTGCACCGCTCCCTGCATCCAGATACATCAGCTGCAAACCAAGCATTTCACCAGCCATAGCAGTACAGGCTGCTACCCCTGGCTTATCATGCGGCAACGGCATTGTGTTGCTAACGTACGAAACGGTTGTTTGCGTACCGCTATCGACCAGCATGTAGCCTGTGGGCAAAATTTCCAGGCCGCTTTTTTTCAGAAGCGGAGCAGCAATAACGTGTTGGCCTATTAAAAATTCAGGATTACGACCAGAGATCAGCGATAAGAATAAAATGGCGTCGGCCGATGGCTCAATATGAAGTGGATTGCCCGGAAAAAGAATAATTGGAACAGATGTATGACGCCTGATCGTTTCAATGACCTCCTTGTGTACATAGTTGGTCACCAGACTCCCCCCTACCAGAAAAAAATCAATGGGATGCGCAACGGTGCGCTTGAGTAAATTTATGAGACCGTCCTGCTCAAGTTTATCGGGATCGAGCAGGACGGCAATAGCTTTCCGACCAGACAGCCGATTACTACGGAGTATAGTCAACAGGCTGGGTTGATGCCTGTTCGTGATAGTCTGTTGGTTCGGCAGTTGGATTGATGGCATTATTTGAACGTATGCGGGCTAAAAAT
This window of the Spirosoma aerolatum genome carries:
- a CDS encoding geranylgeranylglyceryl/heptaprenylglyceryl phosphate synthase; this translates as MTILRSNRLSGRKAIAVLLDPDKLEQDGLINLLKRTVAHPIDFFLVGGSLVTNYVHKEVIETIRRHTSVPIILFPGNPLHIEPSADAILFLSLISGRNPEFLIGQHVIAAPLLKKSGLEILPTGYMLVDSGTQTTVSYVSNTMPLPHDKPGVAACTAMAGEMLGLQLMYLDAGSGARRPVSPDMIAAVRAAVDLPVIVGGGINSGEKAYEALKAGADLIVVGNGIEQDPDLLPQLSTVVQEFNQSVVRA
- a CDS encoding AraC family transcriptional regulator, which produces MEDYNKIIESLGVKFIKARNIRILQPITIRNFYDVENTLLILYNGEVAIGDEKIKVEVGDMLFIPGGKHVTVTYGDPTNPKVVSNEEFMTHRESYWEGNHDPKLIGHLPNSFGYVSFEAKVFDSVNFFNSLDVPPFIIKREDHLANTIDQILAEEMTDLAGKGRIIKIKTEEIVIEVVRYILKNHLFVEQLVTNSTYFKDPRLIDIFAYIKENLGGDLSNKVLANVANVSEDYVGQYFKMLTGINPQDYIEYQRMEAAVGLLRTSKKSIRAIGSEVGYKDTAYFCRRFKMMFGIPAGKMRRRESLMNV
- a CDS encoding energy transducer TonB — encoded protein: MKRFSFFTRCLTVAIGLGLAAGAGVLAQPQTKIDKVYTVAEQQPEFPGGTVALSRYLAENIVVPNALVRKRYDTGPVAAKFIIDELGYIHDVRIQVKPLDKKGRKGMEAFMANIIAAVEKMPRWTPGEVGGRPVPVYYTLPIEITMQ